Proteins encoded in a region of the Haloarchaeobius salinus genome:
- a CDS encoding DedA family protein has product MGDERADGGYESENTTDADERSRLRTFAEDYGLLVVAGTFFLAGIAGIALFVWGDEALARSLIDRYGLAALFAIFVLEGAMLLYFAPSEALVPVSIGVLASGGADLGMVVLVLAIAVAGATVGQTLLFLLAQRGGREWLLEKPWFRVSEDRLDRFDGWFHRYGRPAVPVSNALLFTRGMLTVPAGVSEMDVREFAALSALGTLVFESWLAAAAILAVELNLFGLF; this is encoded by the coding sequence ATGGGAGACGAGCGCGCGGACGGTGGCTACGAGTCGGAGAACACCACCGACGCGGACGAGAGAAGCAGGCTCCGCACCTTCGCGGAGGACTACGGCCTGCTGGTCGTCGCGGGCACGTTCTTCCTGGCCGGAATCGCGGGCATCGCGCTGTTCGTCTGGGGCGACGAGGCGCTGGCCCGGTCGCTCATCGACCGCTACGGGCTGGCCGCGCTCTTCGCCATCTTCGTGCTGGAGGGGGCGATGCTGCTCTACTTCGCGCCGAGCGAGGCGCTGGTGCCGGTGAGCATCGGCGTGCTCGCGAGCGGCGGCGCGGACCTGGGGATGGTCGTACTCGTCCTCGCCATCGCGGTCGCGGGGGCGACCGTCGGACAGACCCTCCTCTTCCTGCTCGCCCAGCGCGGCGGCCGGGAGTGGCTGCTCGAGAAGCCGTGGTTCCGCGTGAGCGAGGACCGCCTCGACCGGTTCGACGGCTGGTTCCACCGCTACGGCCGGCCGGCGGTCCCGGTGAGCAACGCGTTGCTGTTCACGCGGGGGATGCTGACGGTACCCGCCGGGGTCTCGGAGATGGACGTCCGCGAGTTCGCGGCGCTGTCCGCGCTGGGCACGCTGGTGTTCGAGTCGTGGCTCGCGGCCGCGGCGATACTGGCTGTCGAGCTGAACCTGTTCGGCCTGTTCTGA
- the hemB gene encoding porphobilinogen synthase yields MDLTNRPRRLRGDGVRGLVSETSIAPADLLAPVFVDATTDERVPIGSMPGHERVPVDEAVARVEEVLETGVEAVMLFGIPTEKDADGSRAWADDGVVQEATRRIKSETDAYVVTDVCMCEYTAHGHCGLLAEDAREGDGLTVDNDATLPALERIAVSHARAGADMVAPSGMMDGMVGAIRESLDEDGHSEVPIMSYAAKYESAFYGPFRDAADGAPSFGDRRHYQMDPANRREAVREVQLDVEQGADVLMVKPALPYLDIVADVRREFDHPVAAYNVSGEYAMLHAAAEKGWLDLEAVAHESLLSIKRAGADLILTYFAEDVARSLP; encoded by the coding sequence ATGGACCTCACGAACCGACCGCGGCGGCTGCGCGGCGACGGCGTGCGCGGGCTGGTCAGCGAGACGAGCATCGCCCCGGCGGACCTCCTCGCGCCGGTGTTCGTCGACGCGACGACCGACGAGCGGGTACCCATCGGGTCGATGCCGGGCCACGAGCGCGTGCCGGTCGACGAGGCGGTCGCCCGCGTCGAGGAGGTACTGGAGACGGGCGTGGAGGCGGTGATGCTGTTCGGCATCCCGACCGAGAAGGACGCCGATGGGTCGCGCGCCTGGGCGGACGACGGCGTCGTCCAGGAGGCGACCCGGCGCATCAAATCGGAGACGGACGCCTACGTCGTCACGGACGTCTGCATGTGCGAGTACACCGCGCACGGCCACTGTGGGCTGCTCGCGGAGGACGCACGCGAGGGCGACGGCCTGACCGTGGACAACGACGCGACGCTGCCCGCACTGGAGCGCATCGCCGTCTCGCACGCCCGCGCGGGAGCGGACATGGTCGCGCCCTCGGGTATGATGGACGGGATGGTCGGGGCCATCCGCGAGTCGCTGGACGAGGACGGCCACAGCGAGGTGCCCATCATGAGCTACGCGGCGAAGTACGAGTCGGCGTTCTACGGCCCGTTTCGCGATGCTGCGGACGGGGCACCGTCGTTCGGCGACCGCAGACACTACCAGATGGACCCCGCGAACCGTCGCGAGGCGGTGCGCGAGGTCCAGCTGGACGTCGAGCAGGGCGCGGACGTGCTGATGGTCAAGCCCGCGCTGCCGTACCTCGATATCGTCGCGGACGTGCGTCGTGAGTTCGACCACCCGGTCGCCGCCTACAACGTCTCCGGCGAGTACGCGATGTTGCACGCGGCCGCGGAGAAGGGCTGGCTCGACCTCGAGGCGGTCGCCCACGAGTCGCTGCTCTCGATCAAGCGCGCCGGTGCGGACCTGATCCTCACCTACTTCGCGGAGGACGTGGCGCGCTCGCTCCCGTAG
- the hemC gene encoding hydroxymethylbilane synthase produces MRTRGTIRLATRGSDLAIRQATTVRDALAERRYEVELVEVETEGDKVRDELIADLGKTGAFVRSLDEKVLDGDVDAAVHSMKDMPTEMPDDLVVAGIPERAPAGDVLVTPDGSTLDELESGAVVGTASMRRQAQLRNERDDLTVEPIRGNVDTRVEKVLAPSLQAEHERRTEAEKERKGNVGDDDFEPEFDRTVEEWFDDRSEIERRALGREVETAYDAIVLAEAGLQRSGLAHHVEYQRLSNETFVPAAGQGALAVTARDDETAEELHEVLDFPRTRVETTVERTVLAGLNGGCIAPIGVHAVLQGEYVHTSAQVLHPDGDDVVQQRRDIPVETHVAAAKEFAQNLQDAGADEHVAAARER; encoded by the coding sequence ATGAGAACACGTGGGACCATCCGGCTGGCGACGCGAGGCTCCGACCTCGCCATCCGGCAGGCGACGACGGTACGCGACGCGCTGGCGGAGCGGCGATACGAGGTGGAGCTCGTGGAGGTCGAGACCGAGGGCGACAAGGTGCGCGACGAGCTGATCGCGGACCTCGGCAAGACCGGCGCTTTCGTGCGATCACTCGACGAGAAAGTGCTCGACGGCGACGTCGACGCCGCCGTCCACTCGATGAAGGACATGCCGACGGAGATGCCCGACGACCTCGTCGTCGCGGGCATCCCCGAGCGCGCCCCGGCCGGCGACGTGCTCGTGACGCCCGACGGCAGCACGCTCGATGAGCTCGAATCGGGTGCCGTCGTCGGGACCGCCTCGATGCGTCGGCAGGCACAGCTCCGGAACGAGCGCGACGACCTGACCGTCGAGCCCATCCGCGGGAACGTCGACACGCGGGTCGAGAAGGTGCTCGCGCCATCGCTCCAGGCCGAACACGAGCGCCGGACGGAGGCCGAGAAGGAGAGGAAGGGCAACGTCGGCGACGACGACTTCGAACCCGAGTTCGACCGGACCGTCGAGGAGTGGTTCGACGACAGAAGCGAGATCGAACGCCGCGCGCTCGGCCGCGAGGTCGAGACGGCCTACGACGCCATCGTCCTCGCCGAGGCCGGGCTCCAGCGCTCCGGGCTGGCCCACCACGTCGAGTACCAGCGGCTCTCGAACGAGACGTTCGTCCCGGCCGCCGGCCAGGGTGCACTCGCCGTCACGGCACGCGACGACGAGACCGCCGAGGAGCTCCACGAGGTGCTCGACTTCCCGCGAACGCGCGTCGAGACCACCGTCGAGCGGACCGTCCTCGCCGGGCTGAACGGCGGCTGCATCGCGCCCATCGGCGTCCACGCCGTCCTCCAGGGCGAGTACGTCCACACGAGCGCGCAGGTGCTCCACCCCGACGGCGACGACGTCGTCCAGCAGCGCCGGGACATCCCCGTCGAGACGCACGTCGCGGCGGCGAAGGAGTTCGCCCAGAACCTGCAGGATGCCGGCGCGGACGAACACGTCGCGGCCGCTCGCGAGCGATGA
- a CDS encoding P-II family nitrogen regulator → MTDSDIEMVVAIIRPDRLTDVKRALATVGAPSLTVTDVSGRGSQPAKKSQWRGEEYVVDLHQKVKVECVVADIPAEDVVEAIADAAHTGEKGDGKIFVLPVSEAYQVRTGKTGVDAV, encoded by the coding sequence ATGACTGACAGCGACATCGAGATGGTCGTGGCCATCATCCGGCCCGACCGTCTCACCGACGTGAAGCGCGCGCTGGCGACGGTCGGCGCACCCTCGCTGACCGTGACCGACGTGTCGGGACGCGGCTCACAGCCCGCGAAGAAGAGCCAGTGGCGCGGCGAGGAGTACGTCGTCGACCTCCACCAGAAGGTGAAGGTGGAGTGCGTCGTCGCCGACATCCCCGCCGAGGACGTCGTCGAGGCCATCGCGGACGCCGCCCACACCGGCGAGAAGGGCGACGGCAAGATCTTCGTCCTGCCGGTGTCCGAGGCGTACCAGGTCCGCACCGGCAAGACCGGCGTCGACGCCGTCTGA
- a CDS encoding ammonium transporter, translating to MLEFFPLQSEAQAIADSINYVWVLVVCFLIFFMQPGFALLEAGQVRAKNVGNVLTKNMTDWALGVLTYFVVGAGLASIVGMLTSGSAFDLMAAFSYIGAPGATGWINWVFGAVFAMTAATIVSGAVAERMNFGAYVGFVVVLTALIYPTVQGLTWAGGLLSGPTPGGTGGFIGEALGVGYLDFAGATVVHMVGGLAGLVAAKMVGPRTGRFDENGDSQPIPGHSMLLAVLGTLILAFGWYGFNVGTQATVLAVAEDGSLTFMGAVLGRVVLVTTLGMGAGAVAAMAVSTYWQGKPDPLWMANGLLAGLVAVTGAVPHVTWWGGLLIGAIGGALVLPAYRFTVDTLQIDDVCGVFAVHGAAGAVGTILIPVFAASEGGTAILGDSWAFLGVDQLAMQVVGVLVIGTWTVLATGATGKLLDATVGLRVSEAEEEAGLDAGEHGISTYPEFVGDSSPEASRRTMSADGGSVQTDGGVDDATAPADGGESDD from the coding sequence ATGCTAGAGTTCTTCCCCCTGCAGTCGGAGGCACAGGCCATCGCGGACAGCATCAACTACGTGTGGGTGCTGGTCGTCTGCTTCCTCATCTTCTTCATGCAGCCCGGGTTCGCGCTGCTGGAGGCCGGGCAGGTCCGGGCGAAGAACGTCGGCAACGTGCTGACGAAGAACATGACCGACTGGGCGCTCGGCGTCCTGACGTACTTCGTCGTCGGGGCCGGCCTGGCGAGCATCGTCGGGATGCTCACGTCGGGGTCGGCCTTCGACCTGATGGCCGCGTTCTCCTACATCGGCGCACCCGGCGCGACCGGCTGGATCAACTGGGTGTTCGGGGCCGTCTTCGCGATGACGGCGGCGACCATCGTCTCCGGCGCGGTCGCCGAGCGTATGAACTTCGGGGCGTACGTCGGCTTCGTGGTCGTGCTGACGGCGCTCATCTACCCCACCGTCCAGGGGCTCACCTGGGCCGGCGGCCTGCTCTCGGGCCCGACGCCCGGGGGAACCGGCGGCTTCATCGGTGAGGCCCTCGGCGTCGGCTACCTCGACTTCGCGGGCGCGACCGTCGTCCACATGGTCGGCGGCCTCGCCGGCCTCGTGGCGGCCAAGATGGTCGGCCCGCGCACGGGCCGCTTCGACGAGAACGGCGACAGCCAGCCCATCCCGGGGCACTCGATGCTGCTGGCGGTCCTGGGGACGCTCATCCTGGCGTTCGGCTGGTACGGCTTCAACGTCGGCACGCAGGCGACCGTCCTCGCCGTGGCCGAGGACGGCTCGCTGACGTTCATGGGCGCGGTGCTCGGTCGCGTCGTCCTCGTGACGACGCTCGGCATGGGTGCCGGCGCGGTCGCCGCGATGGCCGTCTCGACGTACTGGCAGGGCAAGCCCGACCCGCTCTGGATGGCGAACGGTCTGCTGGCCGGTCTCGTGGCGGTCACGGGCGCGGTCCCGCACGTCACCTGGTGGGGCGGCCTCCTCATCGGTGCCATCGGCGGCGCGCTGGTGCTGCCCGCCTACCGCTTTACCGTCGACACGCTGCAGATCGACGACGTCTGTGGCGTCTTCGCGGTCCACGGTGCGGCCGGCGCGGTCGGCACCATCCTCATCCCGGTGTTCGCCGCGTCCGAGGGTGGCACCGCAATCCTGGGCGACAGCTGGGCGTTCCTCGGCGTCGACCAGCTCGCCATGCAGGTGGTCGGTGTCCTCGTCATCGGCACCTGGACGGTGCTCGCGACCGGGGCGACCGGCAAGCTGCTCGACGCGACGGTCGGCCTCCGCGTCTCCGAGGCGGAGGAGGAGGCCGGCCTCGACGCGGGCGAGCACGGCATCTCGACGTACCCCGAGTTCGTCGGCGACAGCAGCCCCGAGGCGTCCCGTCGCACGATGAGCGCGGACGGCGGCAGCGTCCAGACCGACGGCGGCGTCGACGATGCGACCGCCCCGGCCGACGGGGGTGAGAGCGATGACTGA
- a CDS encoding DMT family transporter, with protein MRRHENLVGFVALAALWGASYPAIRAAKAGVDPLLMAALRFDAIGVVVLVYALVRGQPIVPERADLRAVLVGGVGIVAVHNGLLFVGQARVTGAIGSVVLATVPIWSVGFAAAFLDSARPTPSRVAGVCLGLVGTAILAVPGPMAVDAPDPLGIALLFASAAAFALAAVGLRRETPALGVAARQGWMMLVGGPLLHLGSLVAGEPQTVALSPRVALAFGYLVLAAGAVGYLLYFGLLDRLGPVEINLVSYVAPVFATLVGWYWLGEVVSTNTVAGFLVICVGFVLVKREALRAAVAS; from the coding sequence GTGAGACGTCACGAGAACCTGGTCGGGTTCGTCGCACTCGCCGCCCTCTGGGGTGCGTCGTACCCGGCGATCCGCGCCGCGAAGGCCGGCGTCGATCCGCTGCTCATGGCCGCGCTCCGGTTCGACGCCATCGGCGTCGTCGTGCTGGTGTACGCGCTCGTCCGTGGACAGCCCATCGTCCCGGAGCGGGCCGACCTCCGGGCCGTGCTCGTCGGCGGCGTCGGCATCGTCGCCGTCCACAACGGCCTGCTCTTCGTCGGGCAGGCGCGGGTCACGGGTGCCATCGGGTCGGTCGTGCTCGCGACGGTACCCATCTGGAGCGTCGGCTTCGCCGCCGCGTTCCTCGACAGCGCCCGCCCCACGCCGTCCCGTGTCGCCGGCGTCTGTCTCGGTCTCGTCGGCACCGCCATCCTCGCCGTCCCCGGCCCGATGGCGGTCGACGCACCCGACCCGCTCGGCATCGCCCTCCTCTTCGCGAGCGCGGCGGCGTTCGCGCTCGCCGCCGTCGGTCTCCGCCGGGAGACGCCCGCCCTCGGCGTCGCCGCCCGGCAGGGCTGGATGATGCTCGTCGGGGGACCGCTACTCCACCTCGGGAGTCTCGTCGCCGGGGAGCCACAGACGGTCGCCCTCTCGCCACGCGTCGCCCTCGCCTTCGGCTACCTCGTCCTCGCCGCCGGTGCCGTCGGCTACCTCCTGTACTTCGGGCTGCTCGACCGGCTCGGCCCCGTCGAGATCAACCTCGTCAGCTACGTCGCCCCCGTGTTCGCGACGCTCGTCGGCTGGTACTGGCTCGGCGAGGTCGTCTCCACCAACACCGTCGCCGGCTTCCTCGTCATCTGCGTCGGCTTCGTGCTCGTGAAGCGGGAGGCGCTGCGGGCGGCCGTTGCGAGTTAG
- a CDS encoding DHHA1 domain-containing protein, whose product MSPSAPVPELADRAAACAERLRSAEAVLLASHIDADGLTSAGVASTALERADIPHEVVFEKQLDAERIAAIAETDYDTVLFTDFGSGQIDDIVPHEERGAFTPVIADHHQPGDADTEFHLNPLLEGIDGGSELSGAGAAYVLARALEGDGDNRDLARLAIVGAVGDMQDKDGELHGANAAIVDDGVAAGVVEHGTDLAVYGKQTRPLPKLLEYASDVRIPGVTNDHNGAVAFLDELDVDCRADGEWRRWVDLTADERQTVASALVKRAVSSGVPADRIDDLVGTTYTLTAEPEGTELRDASEFSTLLNATARYERADVGLAVCLGDREEALTAARTLLRNHRRNLSEGLEFVKNEGTTTEEHVQWFHADDRIRETIVGIVAGMALGAGGIDRRKPILAFANESDTEVKVSARGSGALVRKGLDLSVVMREASQAVGGDGGGHVVAAGATIPRGEVEAFVAEADRLVGEQLA is encoded by the coding sequence ATGTCCCCCAGCGCTCCCGTCCCGGAACTCGCCGACCGCGCCGCCGCGTGCGCCGAGCGCCTGCGCTCGGCCGAGGCGGTGCTGCTCGCCTCGCACATCGACGCCGACGGGCTCACCAGCGCGGGCGTCGCCTCGACCGCGCTCGAACGCGCCGACATCCCCCACGAGGTCGTCTTCGAGAAGCAGCTCGACGCCGAGCGCATCGCGGCCATCGCCGAGACCGACTACGACACCGTGCTGTTCACCGACTTCGGCAGCGGCCAGATCGACGATATCGTCCCCCACGAGGAGCGCGGGGCGTTCACGCCGGTCATCGCGGACCACCACCAGCCCGGCGACGCCGACACCGAGTTCCACCTGAACCCCCTGCTGGAGGGCATCGACGGTGGCTCAGAGCTCTCCGGCGCGGGCGCGGCGTACGTGCTGGCGCGGGCGCTCGAGGGTGACGGCGACAACCGCGACCTCGCACGGCTGGCCATCGTCGGCGCGGTCGGCGACATGCAGGACAAGGACGGCGAGCTCCACGGCGCGAACGCGGCCATCGTCGACGACGGCGTCGCGGCAGGCGTCGTCGAGCACGGCACCGACCTCGCGGTGTACGGCAAGCAGACGCGGCCGCTCCCGAAGCTGCTGGAGTACGCGAGCGACGTGCGGATCCCGGGCGTGACCAACGACCACAACGGTGCGGTCGCGTTCCTCGACGAGCTCGACGTCGACTGCCGGGCCGACGGCGAGTGGCGGCGCTGGGTCGACCTCACCGCCGACGAGCGCCAGACCGTCGCGAGCGCGCTGGTGAAACGTGCGGTGTCCTCCGGCGTACCGGCCGACCGGATCGACGACCTCGTCGGGACGACGTACACGTTGACGGCCGAGCCCGAGGGAACCGAGCTCCGGGACGCCAGCGAGTTCTCCACGCTGCTGAACGCCACCGCGCGGTACGAGCGCGCCGACGTCGGGCTGGCGGTCTGTCTCGGTGACCGTGAGGAGGCGCTGACGGCGGCCCGGACGCTCCTGCGCAACCACCGGCGGAACCTCTCGGAGGGACTGGAGTTCGTGAAGAACGAGGGCACGACGACCGAGGAGCACGTCCAGTGGTTCCACGCCGACGACCGCATCCGCGAGACCATCGTCGGCATCGTCGCCGGGATGGCCCTCGGCGCGGGCGGCATCGACCGCCGCAAGCCCATCCTCGCGTTCGCGAACGAGAGCGACACCGAGGTCAAGGTCTCCGCACGGGGCAGCGGCGCGCTCGTGCGCAAGGGTCTGGACCTCTCGGTCGTGATGCGAGAGGCATCGCAGGCGGTCGGTGGCGACGGCGGTGGCCACGTCGTCGCGGCGGGCGCGACGATTCCCCGTGGCGAGGTCGAGGCGTTCGTCGCGGAGGCGGACCGACTCGTGGGAGAACAGCTCGCCTGA
- a CDS encoding uroporphyrinogen-III synthase, with translation MTTRDTTVAVFRPDDERLRDAVELIESLGATPVPDPMLEVRETGASPRTDADYTILTSKTGAELARETGWEPGTTTVCAIGSATADALRGEGYEVDVVPEEFTSSGLVETLADRVDGARVEVARSDHGSEVLLDGLEAAGAYVHETVLYQLVRPEGAGESAELAAAGELDAACFTSSLTVENFLAAAEARGVRAEAVDGLADAVVGVIGEPTRETAEDEGVAVDVVPENAEFDELACGVVERAAPTYHD, from the coding sequence ATGACCACGAGAGACACCACCGTTGCCGTGTTCCGTCCGGACGATGAGCGGCTGCGCGACGCCGTCGAACTGATCGAGTCCCTCGGCGCGACGCCGGTTCCGGACCCGATGCTCGAAGTGCGGGAGACGGGCGCGTCGCCCCGAACCGACGCCGACTACACCATCCTGACGAGCAAGACCGGGGCCGAACTCGCCCGCGAGACCGGCTGGGAGCCCGGTACGACGACGGTCTGTGCCATCGGTTCGGCGACGGCCGACGCGCTGCGCGGCGAGGGCTACGAGGTCGACGTGGTCCCCGAGGAGTTCACCTCGTCCGGACTGGTCGAGACGCTCGCCGACCGCGTCGACGGTGCGCGCGTCGAGGTCGCCCGGAGCGACCACGGCAGCGAGGTGCTGCTGGACGGACTGGAGGCGGCCGGCGCGTACGTCCACGAGACGGTGCTGTACCAGCTCGTCCGTCCCGAGGGCGCGGGCGAGTCGGCCGAACTGGCGGCCGCGGGCGAGCTCGACGCCGCGTGTTTCACCTCGTCGCTGACCGTCGAGAACTTCCTCGCGGCCGCCGAGGCCCGTGGCGTCCGCGCCGAGGCTGTCGACGGTCTGGCCGACGCGGTCGTCGGCGTCATCGGCGAGCCGACCCGCGAGACAGCCGAGGACGAGGGTGTCGCGGTCGACGTGGTTCCCGAAAACGCGGAGTTCGACGAGCTTGCCTGTGGGGTCGTCGAGCGGGCCGCGCCGACGTACCACGACTGA
- the cobA gene encoding uroporphyrinogen-III C-methyltransferase, with the protein MTGFVYLVGSGPGDPDLMTVKARRLLDEADVVLHDKLPGPEILGTIDEERREDVGKRAGGEWTPQEYTNRRLVELAEAGKTVVRLKGGDPFVFGRGGEEAEHLAAHGIPFEYVPGVTSAIAGPGVAGIPVTHRDHASSVSFVTGHEDPTKAESAVDWDALAATDGTLVVLMGVGKLPDYTAALREAGMDPETPVALVERATWPDMQVATGTLDSIVDVRDEAGIEPPAITVVGDVAGTRDRVVEFLRTRT; encoded by the coding sequence ATGACCGGCTTCGTCTACCTCGTCGGGAGCGGCCCCGGCGACCCCGACCTCATGACGGTGAAGGCCCGCCGACTGCTCGATGAGGCCGACGTGGTGCTCCACGACAAGCTCCCCGGCCCCGAGATCCTCGGCACCATCGACGAGGAGCGCCGCGAGGACGTCGGCAAGCGAGCGGGCGGCGAGTGGACCCCACAGGAGTACACCAACAGACGGTTGGTCGAACTCGCCGAGGCTGGCAAGACCGTCGTCCGGCTCAAGGGGGGCGACCCGTTCGTCTTCGGTCGCGGCGGCGAGGAGGCCGAACACCTCGCCGCACACGGCATCCCGTTCGAGTACGTCCCCGGCGTCACCTCCGCCATCGCCGGGCCGGGCGTCGCCGGCATCCCCGTCACGCACCGCGACCACGCCTCCTCCGTCTCCTTCGTCACGGGTCACGAGGACCCCACGAAGGCGGAGTCGGCGGTCGACTGGGACGCGCTCGCGGCCACGGACGGCACGCTCGTCGTCCTGATGGGCGTCGGGAAGCTCCCCGACTACACCGCTGCGCTCCGGGAGGCGGGCATGGACCCGGAGACGCCCGTCGCACTGGTCGAGCGCGCCACCTGGCCCGACATGCAGGTCGCGACGGGGACGCTCGACAGCATCGTCGACGTGCGCGACGAGGCGGGAATCGAACCGCCCGCGATCACCGTCGTCGGCGACGTCGCCGGGACGAGAGACCGCGTCGTCGAGTTCCTCAGGACCCGAACATGA
- the hemL gene encoding glutamate-1-semialdehyde 2,1-aminomutase, with amino-acid sequence MNEENSRNLYDRALSVMPGGVNSSVRAAIEPYPFFVERGDGGHVIDADGNRYIDWVMGLGPLLLGHDLPQPVESAVQKHASNGPMFGAPTPIEVEHAEFVTRHVPSVEMIRFVNSGTEATVSAVRLARAYTGRDTVVVMQGSYHGANDSTLVEGEGEHVSPSSPGIPDDFAEHTVAVPFNDHEAAANVFEEHGDDIACVLVEPVLANYGIVTPADEYHETLADLCEDHGSLLVFDEVITGFRVGGLQCAQGKFDIDPDLTTFGKIIGGGFPVGAIGGKAKIMRNFTPSGDVFQAGTFSGHPVTMAAGLETLTFAAENDVYDHVNSLGEKLRRGLTDICADQAPEYTVAGLDSMFKVLFTREGPDDLDGQCEAGCRQRPSCPRYDYCPKNGGDVASGETDRWRRVFWPQMKEQGIFLSQNQFESQFVSYGHTEEDVEETLEAYKHAL; translated from the coding sequence ATGAACGAGGAGAACTCGCGGAACCTGTACGACCGGGCGCTCTCCGTCATGCCCGGTGGGGTGAACTCGTCGGTGCGGGCGGCCATCGAGCCGTACCCCTTCTTCGTCGAGCGCGGCGACGGCGGCCACGTCATCGACGCCGACGGCAACCGGTACATCGACTGGGTGATGGGGCTCGGCCCGCTCCTGCTCGGGCACGACCTCCCCCAGCCCGTCGAGTCGGCGGTCCAGAAGCACGCGAGCAACGGGCCGATGTTCGGCGCGCCGACGCCCATCGAGGTCGAACACGCCGAGTTCGTCACCCGGCACGTCCCGAGCGTGGAGATGATACGGTTCGTGAACTCCGGCACGGAGGCGACCGTCTCGGCGGTCCGGCTCGCCCGCGCCTACACCGGCCGCGACACGGTCGTCGTCATGCAGGGCAGCTATCACGGCGCGAACGACTCCACGCTCGTCGAGGGCGAGGGCGAACACGTCAGCCCGTCCAGTCCGGGCATCCCGGACGACTTCGCCGAGCACACGGTCGCGGTGCCGTTCAACGACCACGAGGCCGCGGCGAACGTCTTCGAGGAGCACGGCGACGACATCGCCTGCGTCCTCGTCGAACCGGTGCTCGCCAACTACGGCATCGTCACGCCGGCCGACGAGTACCACGAGACGCTCGCCGACCTCTGTGAGGACCACGGCTCGCTGCTGGTGTTCGACGAGGTCATCACCGGCTTCCGCGTGGGCGGTCTCCAGTGCGCCCAGGGGAAGTTCGACATCGACCCCGACCTCACCACCTTCGGGAAGATCATCGGCGGTGGCTTCCCCGTCGGTGCCATCGGCGGCAAGGCGAAGATCATGCGGAACTTCACGCCCTCGGGCGACGTGTTCCAGGCCGGCACGTTCTCCGGCCACCCCGTCACGATGGCCGCCGGGCTGGAGACCCTCACGTTCGCCGCCGAGAACGACGTGTACGACCACGTGAACTCCCTCGGCGAGAAACTCCGGCGCGGCCTCACCGATATCTGCGCCGACCAGGCCCCCGAGTACACCGTCGCCGGCCTCGACTCCATGTTCAAGGTCCTCTTCACCCGCGAGGGCCCGGACGACCTCGACGGCCAGTGCGAGGCCGGCTGTCGCCAGCGACCGTCCTGCCCGCGCTACGACTACTGCCCGAAGAACGGCGGCGACGTCGCGTCGGGCGAGACCGACCGCTGGCGGCGCGTCTTCTGGCCGCAGATGAAAGAGCAGGGTATCTTCCTCAGCCAGAACCAGTTCGAGTCCCAGTTCGTCTCCTACGGCCACACCGAGGAGGACGTCGAGGAGACGCTGGAAGCGTACAAACACGCACTCTAG
- a CDS encoding class I SAM-dependent methyltransferase, protein MPDDPVLSDADRSKLDTGPDDDFYDQPRFVQHVDEGFRDRLTDLYREHLADGDRVLDAMSSWVSHLPDDREFARVIGHGLNAAELGDNPRLDEYVVQNLNEDQQLPFDDASFDAVLCAVSVQYLQYPTAVFREFHRVLALDGVLVVSFSNRTFHTKAVRAWRERSMDERAALVRKYCEVAGFGRVETVREPRRSVLPGLGGDPFYAVVAHRT, encoded by the coding sequence ATGCCCGACGACCCGGTCCTCTCCGACGCGGACCGCAGCAAGCTCGACACCGGCCCCGACGACGACTTCTACGACCAGCCGCGGTTCGTCCAGCACGTCGACGAAGGGTTTCGCGACCGGCTCACCGACCTCTACCGCGAACACCTCGCCGACGGCGACCGCGTGCTCGACGCGATGTCGAGCTGGGTGTCGCATCTCCCCGACGACCGTGAGTTCGCCCGCGTCATCGGCCACGGGCTGAACGCGGCCGAACTCGGCGATAACCCACGGCTCGACGAGTACGTCGTCCAGAACCTCAACGAAGATCAGCAGCTCCCGTTCGACGATGCGAGCTTCGACGCGGTGCTGTGTGCCGTCTCGGTGCAGTACCTCCAGTATCCGACCGCGGTCTTCCGCGAGTTCCACCGCGTCCTCGCTCTGGATGGCGTCCTGGTCGTCTCCTTCTCGAACCGGACGTTCCACACGAAGGCCGTTCGTGCGTGGCGCGAGCGGTCGATGGACGAGCGCGCTGCCCTCGTGCGAAAATACTGCGAGGTTGCCGGCTTCGGCAGGGTCGAGACGGTTCGGGAACCCCGACGCTCCGTCCTGCCCGGCCTCGGCGGCGACCCGTTCTACGCGGTCGTGGCCCACCGGACATAA